One Mycolicibacterium sarraceniae genomic window carries:
- a CDS encoding TetR/AcrR family transcriptional regulator — protein MAPPRKHETDAILDAARRLVLTEGPRAAGVAAIAKASGAPVGTLYHRFGNRDGVMTAVWLRALQRFQARAMAASGSDPVEVAVQMAVAAVGFATDFTEDARLLVTMRPGDLRDAEPDPEFSAMVAAMNAPLVDRVAELALQLYGRGDDRSIDAVTRAVVDLPCAVVRRHARDDAMPPWVEADLAESVRALLTAPAG, from the coding sequence ATGGCGCCACCGCGGAAGCACGAAACCGACGCGATCCTGGATGCGGCCCGCAGGCTGGTGCTGACCGAAGGACCACGGGCGGCCGGCGTCGCGGCAATAGCCAAGGCCAGCGGTGCGCCGGTGGGCACGCTGTATCACCGATTCGGCAATCGCGACGGTGTGATGACGGCGGTCTGGCTGCGTGCGCTCCAGCGCTTCCAGGCCCGCGCGATGGCCGCGTCTGGTTCAGATCCGGTGGAGGTCGCCGTCCAGATGGCCGTGGCAGCGGTCGGCTTCGCAACGGACTTCACCGAGGATGCCCGCCTGCTGGTGACCATGCGGCCCGGTGATCTGCGCGACGCCGAACCCGACCCGGAGTTCAGTGCGATGGTGGCGGCCATGAACGCGCCGCTCGTCGACCGGGTGGCTGAGCTGGCACTCCAGTTGTACGGGCGCGGCGACGACCGCAGCATCGACGCCGTCACCAGGGCGGTGGTCGACTTGCCCTGCGCGGTGGTGCGGCGCCACGCGCGCGATGATGCGATGCCACCGTGGGTGGAGGCCGATCTCGCGGAGTCCGTCCGGGCCTTGTTGACGGCCCCTGCCGGGTGA
- a CDS encoding AAA family ATPase gives MAPTALALTARLNTSALDSRRGVVRLHPEAIAALGIREWDAVSLTGSRTTAAVAGIAPADTPAGTALLDDVTLSNAGLREDTTVLIAPVTVHGARSVTLRGSTLTTQSVSSATLRQALLGKVLTVGDTVSLLPRDLGPGTSTTPASSALTSSVGITWTSELLTVTGTDPAGPVSVQPNSSVTWGDGVSGSPATAPAAAVSAPMVWPQAPAVSVDDLKGQHVQAGRLTEWLKLALDQPELLEKLGATPNLGVLVTGPAGVGKAMLVRAVCAGRRLVELDGPDTGALAAQDRQRAVADTVDTVIGGGGVLLITDIDALLPAATEPVSALILTELRKAVAAPGVALVATSQQPDAVDPRLRAPNLCDRELGLSLPDGATRKALLEVLLRDVPAEDLTLNEIGERTPGFVRADLAALVREAALRAAARASENGKPPALTQEDFTGALTVIRPLSRSATEEVSVGSVTLDDVGDMIEVKQALTEAVLWPLQHPDTFARLGVEPPRGVLLYGPPGCGKTFVVRALASSGRLSVHAVKGAELMDKWVGSSEKAVRELFRRARDSAPSLVFLDEIDALVPRRGQSFDSGVTDRVVAALLTELDGIEPLREVVVLGATNRPDLIDPALLRPGRLEKLVFVEPPDSDARREILRTAGKSVPLSPEVDLDALAGDLDGYSAADCVALLREAALTAMRRSIDAADVTADDVAKAREAVRPSLDPAQVESLRAFAANR, from the coding sequence ATGGCGCCGACGGCCCTCGCGCTGACCGCACGGCTGAACACCTCGGCGCTGGATTCCCGTCGCGGCGTGGTGCGCCTGCATCCCGAGGCCATCGCCGCCCTCGGCATTCGGGAGTGGGATGCAGTGTCTCTCACGGGTTCTCGTACCACCGCCGCCGTTGCCGGGATCGCACCGGCCGATACCCCGGCCGGCACCGCGCTGCTCGACGATGTGACGTTGTCCAACGCCGGCCTGCGCGAGGACACCACGGTGCTGATCGCGCCGGTCACCGTGCACGGCGCACGCTCGGTCACCCTGCGCGGCTCCACCCTGACCACCCAATCGGTGTCGTCGGCGACGCTGCGGCAGGCGCTGCTGGGCAAGGTACTCACGGTCGGTGACACGGTGTCGCTGCTGCCGCGCGATCTGGGCCCTGGTACGTCGACCACCCCGGCCAGCTCCGCGCTGACGTCCTCGGTCGGCATCACCTGGACGTCGGAATTGCTGACGGTCACCGGCACCGATCCGGCCGGACCGGTGAGCGTACAACCGAATTCGTCGGTCACCTGGGGCGACGGCGTATCGGGTTCTCCAGCCACGGCCCCGGCCGCCGCCGTCAGCGCGCCGATGGTGTGGCCGCAAGCGCCGGCGGTGTCGGTCGACGACCTTAAGGGTCAGCACGTGCAGGCCGGCCGGCTCACCGAATGGCTCAAGCTAGCCCTCGACCAGCCTGAACTGCTGGAAAAGCTCGGTGCCACACCGAATCTCGGTGTGCTGGTCACCGGTCCGGCCGGGGTTGGCAAAGCCATGCTGGTGCGGGCGGTATGCGCCGGACGGCGGCTGGTCGAGCTCGACGGCCCCGACACCGGCGCGCTGGCGGCACAGGATCGGCAGCGCGCTGTGGCGGACACCGTCGACACGGTTATCGGCGGCGGTGGCGTGCTGCTGATCACCGATATCGACGCGCTACTGCCTGCCGCGACTGAACCCGTGTCGGCACTGATCCTGACCGAGCTACGTAAGGCCGTCGCCGCACCCGGGGTGGCACTGGTGGCCACCTCCCAGCAGCCCGATGCGGTGGATCCGCGGCTGCGTGCACCGAATCTCTGCGACCGCGAGCTCGGCCTGAGCCTGCCCGACGGTGCGACCCGCAAGGCGCTGCTGGAGGTGCTGCTGCGCGATGTCCCTGCCGAAGATCTCACCCTCAACGAAATCGGCGAGCGCACACCAGGATTCGTGCGGGCCGATCTGGCTGCCCTGGTCCGGGAAGCGGCGCTGCGGGCGGCCGCCCGCGCGAGCGAGAATGGCAAGCCGCCGGCGCTGACCCAGGAGGATTTCACCGGTGCGTTGACGGTCATCCGCCCACTGTCGCGTTCGGCGACCGAAGAAGTGTCGGTCGGTTCGGTCACCCTCGATGACGTCGGCGACATGATCGAGGTCAAGCAGGCGCTGACCGAGGCGGTGCTGTGGCCGCTGCAGCATCCGGACACCTTCGCCCGGCTCGGCGTCGAGCCACCACGGGGGGTGTTGCTTTACGGCCCGCCAGGTTGCGGTAAGACGTTCGTGGTCCGCGCATTGGCCAGTTCGGGACGGCTGTCGGTGCACGCGGTCAAGGGCGCCGAGCTGATGGACAAGTGGGTCGGCTCCTCGGAGAAGGCTGTTCGTGAATTGTTCCGCCGGGCAAGGGATTCTGCGCCCTCGCTGGTGTTCCTCGATGAGATCGACGCGCTGGTGCCGCGGCGCGGACAGAGCTTCGACTCCGGGGTCACGGACCGGGTGGTCGCGGCGTTGCTGACCGAACTCGACGGTATCGAGCCGCTGCGCGAAGTGGTGGTGCTCGGTGCCACCAACCGCCCGGACCTGATCGACCCGGCGCTGCTGCGCCCGGGACGGCTGGAGAAGCTGGTGTTCGTCGAACCGCCGGACTCCGACGCACGGCGCGAAATCCTGCGCACGGCAGGTAAATCGGTGCCATTGTCGCCTGAAGTCGATCTCGACGCACTGGCCGGGGATCTGGACGGGTACAGCGCAGCCGACTGTGTGGCGCTGCTGCGCGAGGCCGCATTGACCGCGATGCGCCGCTCGATCGACGCGGCCGATGTCACCGCTGACGATGTGGCCAAGGCCCGCGAGGCGGTGCGGCCGTCGCTGGATCCGGCTCAGGTGGAGTCGCTGCGCGCTTTTGCCGCAAACCGGTGA
- a CDS encoding CDP-alcohol phosphatidyltransferase family protein — translation MRILPSATTVLAICAGLTSIKFALDGRPHIALALIGAAAVLDGIDGGIARALDAQSRMGAEIDSLADAVNFGVAPALVIYVTLLPTSPVGWIFALLYAVCIVLRLARFNALLDDDTRPAYTRQYFTGMPAPCGAVGVVGLLAAMLQFGHGWWTSPWFVCFWFAANATLLISRVPTLALKSVKMPANAAPILLILIAAAAAALLLFPYILVLLIIAGYVCIIPFTIRSQRWVAARPEAWNDEPKQRRAARRADRRGQPNRRSVTRLGLRKPGR, via the coding sequence ATGCGCATCCTGCCCAGCGCGACGACGGTACTGGCGATCTGCGCGGGGCTGACCTCGATCAAGTTCGCGCTGGACGGGCGCCCCCACATCGCTCTGGCGTTGATCGGGGCCGCCGCAGTGCTCGACGGTATCGACGGCGGCATCGCCCGCGCCCTGGACGCACAGTCCCGCATGGGCGCCGAGATCGACTCGCTTGCCGACGCGGTGAACTTCGGTGTCGCGCCCGCGTTGGTCATCTACGTGACGTTGCTGCCGACCTCACCGGTCGGCTGGATCTTTGCGCTGCTCTACGCCGTGTGCATCGTGTTGCGACTGGCCCGGTTCAACGCACTGCTCGACGATGACACTCGGCCGGCCTACACGCGGCAGTACTTCACCGGCATGCCGGCACCGTGCGGGGCGGTCGGGGTGGTCGGCCTGCTCGCGGCGATGCTGCAGTTCGGTCACGGCTGGTGGACCTCACCGTGGTTCGTCTGCTTCTGGTTCGCCGCGAATGCCACCCTGTTGATCAGCCGGGTGCCGACGCTGGCACTCAAGTCGGTGAAGATGCCGGCAAACGCCGCCCCGATCCTGCTGATCCTGATCGCCGCCGCTGCGGCAGCGCTGCTGCTGTTCCCGTACATCCTGGTGCTGCTGATCATCGCGGGCTACGTGTGCATCATCCCGTTCACGATCCGCAGCCAGCGGTGGGTCGCCGCCCGGCCGGAGGCATGGAACGACGAACCCAAACAGCGGCGTGCGGCGCGACGGGCGGACCGCCGCGGCCAGCCGAACCGCCGTTCGGTGACGCGCCTCGGCCTGCGCAAGCCCGGTCGCTGA
- a CDS encoding phosphatidylserine decarboxylase: MARRPRTSEATHLLDLVRSTVPPMHPAGLPFVGASLAVAALGRRRRWVRTAGLAAAGANAAFFRHPHRVPPTRPGVVVSPADGQVCLVETAVPPAELGLPAEPLPRISIFLSVFDAHVQRAPVAGEVTAVHYRPGKFLSADLPAASADNERNSIVIRTPEGAEVVAVQIAGLVARRIVCEVHPGDTVAIGDTYGLIRFGSRLDTYLPVGSTLLVSPGQRAVAGETVLAQLP, translated from the coding sequence ATGGCCAGACGCCCCCGCACGTCCGAAGCAACACATCTGCTCGATCTCGTTCGCTCCACCGTGCCTCCGATGCACCCGGCGGGCCTACCGTTCGTCGGTGCCAGCCTGGCGGTCGCCGCGCTGGGCCGCCGCCGTCGTTGGGTCCGTACCGCAGGTCTGGCGGCCGCAGGCGCCAACGCCGCGTTCTTCCGCCACCCGCACCGCGTGCCGCCGACCCGCCCCGGCGTGGTGGTCTCACCGGCCGATGGGCAGGTCTGCCTGGTCGAGACCGCGGTGCCGCCCGCCGAGCTCGGTCTGCCGGCCGAGCCGCTGCCACGGATCAGCATCTTCCTGTCGGTGTTCGACGCCCACGTTCAGCGCGCCCCGGTCGCCGGCGAGGTGACCGCGGTGCACTACCGGCCCGGCAAGTTCCTCTCGGCCGATCTGCCCGCCGCCAGCGCCGACAACGAACGCAACAGCATCGTCATCCGCACCCCCGAGGGTGCCGAGGTGGTGGCCGTACAGATCGCGGGCCTGGTAGCCCGGCGCATCGTGTGTGAGGTCCACCCCGGCGACACAGTGGCGATCGGCGACACCTACGGCCTGATCCGGTTCGGTTCCCGACTGGACACCTATCTGCCGGTAGGCAGCACGTTGTTGGTGTCCCCCGGCCAGCGCGCGGTGGCCGGCGAGACGGTGTTGGCGCAACTTCCGTGA
- the moeA gene encoding molybdopterin molybdotransferase MoeA gives MRTVEEHQRVVADLISARAAQTVGLADAAGLALAADVTAPLSLPVFDNSAMDGYAVHAEDVAGADTTPVKLPVAEDIPAGRIDTLTLAVGTAHRIMTGAPLPVGATAVVPVEATDARVDVVEIRSAPKAGQHIRHAGEDVTAGTTVLQTGHVVTPAALGLAAALGLGSLTVRPRQRVLVMSTGTELVSAGTELQPGQIYESNAIMLAAAVREAGGEVVATPTSSDDVTQFSSVLEGFAGRADLIITTGGVSAGAYEVVKDAFAGGAVEFVKVAMQPGMPQGAGRINGCPIITLPGNPVSALVSFEVFVRPALRTAMGLPHPHRPRRTAVLADSLTSPKGKRQFRRGVYDAGAGTVTTYGPPASHHLRWLASANCLLEIAEDVTEMSAGEQVQLWDLS, from the coding sequence ATGCGCACCGTCGAGGAACACCAGCGGGTCGTCGCCGACCTGATCTCCGCGCGTGCGGCGCAGACGGTCGGGCTGGCCGATGCCGCGGGGCTGGCTCTGGCCGCGGACGTGACGGCCCCGCTGTCGCTGCCGGTGTTCGACAACTCGGCGATGGACGGTTACGCGGTGCACGCCGAAGACGTCGCGGGCGCCGACACCACACCGGTGAAATTGCCTGTCGCCGAAGATATTCCGGCCGGACGCATCGATACACTGACGTTGGCGGTGGGCACCGCGCACCGGATCATGACCGGTGCGCCACTACCGGTGGGTGCGACGGCGGTGGTGCCGGTCGAGGCTACCGACGCACGAGTCGACGTCGTCGAGATCCGCTCGGCACCCAAGGCCGGCCAACACATCCGCCACGCCGGTGAGGACGTGACCGCGGGGACGACGGTGCTGCAGACCGGACATGTGGTCACCCCGGCCGCTCTGGGGCTGGCCGCCGCACTCGGTCTGGGTTCGCTGACGGTGCGACCACGCCAGCGCGTGCTGGTGATGTCGACGGGTACCGAGCTGGTGTCGGCAGGCACCGAACTTCAGCCGGGCCAGATCTACGAATCCAACGCCATCATGCTGGCCGCCGCGGTCCGCGAGGCCGGCGGCGAGGTGGTCGCGACCCCGACGTCCAGTGATGACGTCACCCAGTTCAGTTCCGTGCTCGAGGGCTTCGCCGGCCGAGCCGATCTGATCATCACGACCGGCGGGGTCAGCGCCGGCGCCTACGAGGTGGTTAAGGACGCCTTTGCTGGGGGTGCTGTGGAGTTCGTCAAGGTCGCCATGCAGCCGGGGATGCCGCAGGGTGCCGGACGTATCAACGGCTGCCCGATCATCACGCTGCCCGGCAACCCGGTGAGCGCGCTGGTGTCCTTCGAGGTGTTCGTCCGCCCGGCCCTGCGCACCGCGATGGGGCTGCCGCACCCGCACCGGCCGCGGCGCACCGCGGTGCTCGCCGACAGCCTGACCTCGCCGAAGGGCAAGCGCCAGTTCCGACGCGGGGTGTATGACGCGGGGGCGGGCACCGTGACCACCTACGGGCCGCCGGCCTCCCATCATCTGCGCTGGCTGGCCTCGGCGAACTGCCTGCTGGAGATCGCTGAGGACGTCACTGAAATGTCCGCGGGCGAGCAGGTGCAGCTATGGGACCTGTCGTAG